One genomic region from Methanocaldococcus fervens AG86 encodes:
- the galU gene encoding UTP--glucose-1-phosphate uridylyltransferase GalU, whose protein sequence is MVKKAVIPVAGFGTRLLPITKAQPKEMLPVVNKPIVQYVVEDLVEAGVKDILFVTGKGKQAIENHFDMNYELECKLEKSGKYELLKIIKEIDKLGNIFYVRQKEQKGLGDAISYGEDFVGDEYFIAMVGDTIYSKNIVKDLIKAHKKYGCSVIALERVPKEEVHKYGVIEGEEIDDGAYKIKNMVEKPKVEEAPSNLIITGAYLLSPKIFEKIKQTPPGRGGEVQITDAMNLLLKEEDIVGIEIDCKRYDIGDVLGWLKANVEIGAEKLPEFREFLKEFVKNL, encoded by the coding sequence ATGGTAAAGAAAGCAGTGATTCCAGTAGCTGGTTTTGGAACTCGATTGTTGCCAATAACGAAAGCACAGCCAAAAGAAATGCTTCCAGTAGTTAATAAGCCAATAGTTCAGTATGTCGTTGAGGATTTAGTAGAAGCAGGAGTAAAAGATATTTTGTTTGTGACTGGGAAGGGAAAGCAGGCAATAGAAAACCACTTTGACATGAATTATGAATTAGAATGCAAATTAGAGAAATCTGGAAAATATGAACTTTTAAAAATTATTAAAGAAATTGACAAGTTAGGAAATATATTTTATGTTAGGCAGAAAGAGCAGAAAGGTTTGGGCGATGCCATCTCATATGGGGAGGACTTTGTTGGGGATGAATACTTTATAGCAATGGTTGGAGATACAATTTACTCCAAGAATATTGTAAAGGACTTAATAAAAGCCCATAAAAAATACGGTTGCTCAGTTATTGCATTAGAGAGAGTTCCTAAGGAAGAAGTTCATAAGTATGGAGTAATTGAGGGGGAAGAGATAGATGATGGAGCTTACAAAATAAAAAATATGGTTGAAAAGCCAAAGGTTGAAGAAGCTCCTTCAAATTTAATTATAACAGGGGCTTATCTTTTATCCCCAAAAATATTTGAGAAAATTAAACAAACACCTCCTGGAAGAGGGGGAGAGGTGCAAATTACAGACGCTATGAATTTATTATTAAAGGAGGAGGATATTGTAGGGATTGAGATTGACTGTAAAAGATACGATATTGGGGATGTTCTTGGATGGTTAAAGGCAAATGTAGAGATTGGAGCTGAGAAACTTCCTGAATTTAGGGAGTTTTTAAAAGAATTTGTTAAAAATTTATGA
- a CDS encoding EamA family transporter → MDIAIILGLLVALFYGVGTFFAKIVCEKNPLFQWVVVNVVGIILCLIILIKYKNIIITEQKILGYAIISAILVVIGSLILYYALYKGKASIVVPLSSIGPAITVALSILFLKETLTTYQMIGIVLIIVGIILLSISN, encoded by the coding sequence ATGGATATAGCCATAATATTGGGGCTTTTAGTGGCATTGTTTTATGGCGTTGGAACATTCTTTGCAAAAATTGTTTGTGAAAAAAACCCTTTATTTCAATGGGTAGTGGTAAATGTAGTTGGGATTATACTATGTTTAATCATATTAATCAAATATAAAAATATAATTATAACTGAGCAAAAAATTCTTGGCTATGCTATAATATCGGCAATATTAGTTGTTATTGGTTCTCTAATATTATATTATGCATTATACAAAGGAAAGGCAAGTATTGTTGTTCCATTATCATCAATAGGACCAGCGATAACAGTGGCTTTATCAATACTGTTTTTAAAAGAGACGCTAACAACATACCAAATGATTGGTATAGTCCTCATAATTGTTGGCATCATTCTTCTTTCAATATCTAATTAA
- a CDS encoding redox-regulated ATPase YchF, whose product MIGLVGKPNVGKSTMFNALTEKPAEIGNYPFTTIQPNKGIAYITSSCPCKELGVKCNPRNSKCIDGVRYIPVEVIDVAGLVPGAHEGRGMGNKFLDDLRQADAFILVVDASGKTDAEGNPTDNYDPVEDVKFLLNEIDMWIYSILTKNWDKLARRAQQEKNIVKALKDQLSGLNIDEDDIKMAIRDMDESPIKWSEEDLLNLAKKLRKISKPMIIAANKADHPDAEKNIERLKKEFEDYIVIPTSAEIELALKRAEKAGIIKRKGNDFEIIDESKLNVQMKRAFDYIKEFLEKYGGTGVQECINKAYFDLLNMIVVYPVEDENKFSDKQGNVLPDAFLVKKGTTARDLAYKVHTELGDKFIYAIDAKKKIRIGADYELKHNDIIKIVSAAK is encoded by the coding sequence ATGATTGGTTTAGTAGGGAAACCAAACGTAGGAAAATCAACAATGTTTAACGCTTTAACTGAAAAACCTGCTGAGATAGGCAATTATCCATTTACAACAATACAGCCAAATAAAGGAATTGCTTATATAACAAGCTCCTGCCCATGTAAAGAGTTAGGAGTAAAATGCAATCCAAGAAATTCAAAATGTATAGATGGAGTTAGATACATCCCAGTTGAAGTTATAGATGTTGCTGGCTTAGTTCCAGGGGCACATGAAGGTAGAGGGATGGGAAATAAGTTTTTAGATGATTTAAGGCAGGCAGATGCATTTATATTGGTTGTAGATGCCTCTGGAAAGACAGATGCTGAGGGAAATCCAACAGACAACTACGACCCAGTTGAGGATGTTAAATTCCTATTAAATGAGATAGACATGTGGATTTATAGTATTTTAACTAAAAATTGGGATAAATTGGCGAGAAGGGCTCAGCAAGAGAAAAACATAGTTAAAGCTTTAAAAGACCAACTAAGTGGGTTAAATATAGATGAAGATGATATAAAGATGGCTATTAGAGATATGGATGAAAGCCCAATTAAATGGAGTGAAGAAGATTTATTAAATTTAGCTAAAAAGCTTAGAAAAATCTCAAAACCAATGATTATTGCAGCGAATAAAGCAGACCACCCAGATGCAGAGAAGAATATTGAAAGATTAAAGAAAGAGTTTGAAGATTATATAGTTATTCCAACATCTGCTGAGATAGAGTTGGCTTTAAAAAGGGCTGAAAAGGCAGGAATTATAAAGAGGAAAGGTAATGACTTTGAGATAATTGATGAGAGTAAGTTAAATGTGCAGATGAAAAGAGCTTTTGACTATATAAAAGAGTTTCTGGAAAAATATGGAGGAACAGGAGTTCAAGAATGCATAAATAAAGCATACTTTGATTTACTAAATATGATTGTTGTCTATCCGGTTGAAGATGAGAATAAATTTTCAGATAAGCAAGGAAATGTTCTGCCAGATGCTTTTTTAGTTAAAAAAGGAACTACTGCAAGAGATTTAGCTTATAAAGTGCATACTGAATTGGGAGATAAATTTATTTATGCAATAGATGCAAAAAAGAAAATTAGGATTGGGGCTGATTATGAATTAAAGCACAATGATATCATTAAAATTGTCTCAGCCGCAAAATAA
- the cobZ gene encoding alpha-ribazole phosphatase CobZ produces MDIIEKLKSLGITIESLLDTGMALYIGEEGEKDKVKEKLKDVLLKQLSNPNVSTLLIAAILLDREGKANNLPFNYNEDPNYVYVDEVIGLAIANEIAGTKAIFNFRFYDAKKPGIIGELDRKGFMFLDDAIAGLLAGCMSKVFEP; encoded by the coding sequence ATGGACATTATTGAGAAGTTAAAATCTTTAGGTATAACTATAGAGAGTTTGTTAGATACTGGAATGGCATTATATATTGGAGAGGAGGGGGAGAAAGATAAAGTTAAAGAAAAACTTAAAGACGTTTTGTTAAAGCAATTAAGTAATCCAAATGTATCAACTTTGTTGATTGCGGCAATTTTATTAGATAGAGAGGGTAAAGCTAACAATTTGCCATTCAATTATAACGAAGACCCGAATTATGTGTATGTCGATGAGGTCATTGGATTAGCCATAGCAAATGAGATTGCTGGAACTAAGGCAATATTTAACTTTAGATTCTATGATGCTAAAAAACCTGGGATAATTGGAGAGTTGGATAGAAAAGGCTTCATGTTTTTGGATGATGCTATAGCCGGTTTATTGGCTGGGTGTATGAGTAAGGTTTTTGAGCCATAG
- a CDS encoding DEAD/DEAH box helicase, giving the protein MEDVFKGIGKEIVKIYKIPERKGRFSNFNFKNKEVNGLINALGFKLYTHQVKALKYLYKGNDVVVTTSTASGKSEIFRLTIFDNFLSNPNDRYLLIYPTRALINNQYEKFSIENELFYKITKKRVKAEILTGDVNIKKRREILKDKPNVLFTTPDMLHYQILRNHNSYLWILKNLKLLVVDELHVYRGVFGTNMVYVFKRLLKLLEKLNNNLQILCLSATLKNPKEFAKLLFNRDFKVVDKSYNPSPRKYLAILEPRNLDNKQLLKRLIESLINKNIKTLVFFDTRKETEKLMRFLITSNVFNKLSTYKGTLPKYVREEVEEKFKNGELLGLLTTNALELGIDIGDLDAVINYGIPPDGIFSLIQRFGRAGRIGREALNIIILRKDGLDYYYREHLNELYEKIRKGIIEYMPVNTKNKFVAKKHLHYLISELGIVNFNEFNDFEKELIKELEKEGKVKIYKNLITDGVEVKALKKPMYSSIRTASDESYYLVLDKPWIKIRLLEKNESEILGFINWLKVKGYVVEEVDKDEYFRSLITGMPYFSRGRLYMVKDMLNFGKFNFIFADELNISWDVEALQKKEEEIDILDIYDKKSYKDVEIYHGRLRVRKIYSGFIVKGNDVDRYYEELLSLKDKGILDAEIELFKDFFGLNFISVRFKKEVIRDFETDGMWYVFPESVRDVADEEFFEFLNAIDEDDLAISIYRNKKLSRKELFPIYLGATTHYIKNIIKNKVKEHLNVKKDTKDVEELTYKIKKLIDSKDRIAGGLHAIEHNVIKITPIFTYIDSREVGGYSYERFNKNPFRDRAVIFIYDGNEGGFGLAEILYGYAEKLLNKSLEHLKNCKCIDGCPLCIYSTKCGTFNEFLDKWQAIKILEKLVK; this is encoded by the coding sequence ATGGAAGATGTATTTAAAGGAATTGGAAAAGAAATTGTAAAGATTTACAAAATCCCTGAAAGGAAAGGGAGATTCTCTAACTTCAATTTTAAAAATAAAGAGGTTAATGGGCTAATTAATGCATTGGGATTTAAACTATATACTCACCAAGTTAAAGCTCTAAAATATTTATATAAAGGGAATGATGTGGTTGTTACAACATCAACAGCGAGTGGAAAGAGCGAGATTTTTAGATTAACCATATTTGACAACTTTTTATCAAATCCTAATGACAGATATCTGCTAATTTACCCAACGAGGGCTTTGATAAACAATCAATATGAAAAATTTTCCATAGAAAATGAGTTATTTTATAAGATAACTAAAAAAAGAGTTAAAGCTGAGATACTAACTGGAGATGTTAATATTAAAAAAAGAAGAGAAATTTTAAAGGATAAGCCAAACGTGCTATTTACAACGCCAGATATGCTTCACTATCAAATATTGAGGAACCATAACAGCTATTTATGGATTTTAAAGAATTTAAAGTTATTAGTTGTTGATGAACTCCACGTTTATAGGGGAGTTTTTGGAACTAACATGGTCTATGTTTTTAAGAGATTGTTAAAGCTGTTGGAAAAATTAAATAATAATTTACAGATACTCTGCCTCTCAGCTACGTTAAAAAATCCTAAAGAGTTTGCTAAGCTATTATTCAACAGAGATTTTAAGGTTGTTGACAAAAGCTATAATCCTTCACCAAGAAAGTATTTAGCCATCTTAGAGCCAAGAAATTTAGATAATAAGCAGTTATTGAAAAGACTGATAGAGAGCTTAATAAACAAGAATATAAAAACACTCGTATTCTTTGATACAAGGAAAGAAACTGAAAAACTTATGAGATTTTTGATAACATCAAATGTTTTTAATAAACTCTCAACTTATAAAGGCACTCTTCCAAAGTATGTTAGGGAGGAAGTAGAGGAGAAGTTTAAAAATGGAGAGTTATTAGGGTTGTTAACAACAAACGCATTAGAATTAGGAATTGACATTGGAGATTTAGACGCTGTAATAAACTATGGCATTCCACCGGATGGCATTTTTTCTTTAATACAAAGGTTTGGTAGGGCTGGGAGAATAGGGAGAGAGGCGTTAAACATCATAATCTTAAGAAAGGATGGGTTGGATTATTACTATAGGGAGCATTTAAATGAGCTTTATGAGAAAATTAGGAAAGGAATTATTGAATACATGCCGGTAAATACAAAAAACAAGTTTGTTGCTAAAAAGCATCTCCACTACTTAATCTCTGAATTAGGAATAGTTAATTTCAATGAATTTAACGATTTTGAGAAAGAGTTAATTAAAGAATTAGAGAAGGAAGGGAAGGTTAAGATTTACAAAAATTTGATAACAGATGGGGTTGAAGTAAAGGCTTTAAAAAAGCCGATGTATTCATCAATAAGAACTGCGAGTGATGAGAGCTATTATTTGGTTTTAGACAAACCATGGATAAAAATTAGGTTGTTGGAGAAAAATGAAAGTGAGATTTTAGGGTTTATAAATTGGCTTAAAGTTAAGGGATATGTTGTTGAAGAAGTTGATAAAGATGAATATTTTCGCTCATTAATTACCGGAATGCCATATTTCTCAAGAGGAAGGCTTTATATGGTAAAAGATATGTTAAATTTTGGAAAATTCAACTTTATCTTTGCAGATGAATTAAATATATCCTGGGATGTTGAGGCATTACAGAAAAAAGAGGAAGAGATTGATATTTTAGATATTTATGATAAAAAGAGCTATAAAGATGTGGAAATATATCATGGAAGATTGAGAGTTAGGAAAATTTACAGTGGATTTATAGTTAAAGGAAACGATGTAGATAGATATTACGAGGAGCTTTTATCTCTAAAGGATAAAGGCATTTTAGATGCTGAGATAGAGCTTTTTAAAGACTTCTTTGGTTTAAACTTCATAAGCGTTAGATTTAAAAAAGAGGTTATAAGGGACTTTGAAACTGATGGAATGTGGTACGTATTTCCAGAGAGCGTTAGGGATGTAGCTGATGAAGAATTCTTTGAATTTTTAAATGCCATAGATGAGGATGATTTGGCCATTTCAATATATAGAAATAAAAAACTTAGCAGAAAAGAGCTGTTTCCAATCTATTTAGGAGCTACTACTCACTATATAAAAAATATCATAAAAAATAAAGTTAAAGAACATTTAAATGTTAAAAAAGACACTAAAGACGTTGAAGAGCTAACTTACAAAATAAAAAAGCTTATTGACAGCAAGGATAGAATTGCTGGAGGATTGCATGCTATAGAGCATAATGTAATAAAGATAACTCCAATTTTCACATATATAGACAGTAGAGAAGTTGGTGGCTACAGCTACGAGAGATTTAACAAAAATCCATTTAGAGATAGGGCTGTTATCTTTATCTACGATGGAAATGAAGGAGGTTTTGGATTAGCTGAAATATTATATGGATATGCTGAAAAACTTCTAAACAAAAGCTTGGAACATTTAAAAAACTGCAAATGTATAGATGGCTGTCCTCTCTGCATATATTCAACAAAATGTGGAACATTTAATGAATTCTTGGATAAATGGCAGGCAATAAAGATTTTAGAAAAATTGGTTAAATAG
- the cbiQ gene encoding cobalt ECF transporter T component CbiQ, with translation MHGSVYTLERLYTKESLMHRIDARIKLISIFIIVLFANLQSNIYSLIILEIFLVFLMILSKTFFDVVKRTIVVLPFGVFLAAFQPFVRGETIIYNLFGYPVYYEGLMFGITMFLKFLVCVSAIMILSSTTTMYQVISASRKLGMPNIMAMLLGLMIRYLFLMYDVMEKTIKAQKSRGYNRKNLKFKDALKIFGYTVGSLFIRAYEQGERTYLAMVSRGYNENSEISLYDIKITLLDIIYLCLIITFIVVSYYIGSLFNQFF, from the coding sequence ATGCATGGTAGTGTTTATACTTTAGAGAGGTTATATACAAAAGAAAGTTTGATGCATAGAATTGACGCAAGAATAAAGTTAATTTCTATTTTTATAATAGTTTTATTTGCAAATTTACAGAGCAATATATACTCTTTAATAATTTTGGAAATATTTTTGGTTTTTTTAATGATTTTATCAAAGACGTTTTTTGATGTGGTTAAAAGAACAATTGTTGTTTTACCTTTTGGCGTCTTTTTAGCAGCATTTCAACCATTTGTTAGAGGGGAAACAATAATTTATAATTTGTTTGGGTATCCAGTTTATTATGAAGGGTTGATGTTTGGAATAACCATGTTTTTAAAATTTTTGGTGTGTGTCTCTGCAATAATGATATTATCGTCAACAACAACCATGTATCAGGTAATAAGCGCCTCCAGGAAGTTGGGAATGCCAAATATCATGGCAATGCTTCTTGGTTTGATGATAAGGTATTTGTTTTTAATGTATGACGTTATGGAAAAAACCATAAAGGCACAGAAATCAAGAGGATACAATAGAAAAAATTTGAAGTTTAAAGACGCACTAAAAATTTTTGGATATACTGTTGGGAGCTTATTTATAAGGGCCTATGAACAGGGAGAGAGGACGTATTTAGCGATGGTATCAAGAGGATATAATGAAAATAGCGAAATATCGTTGTATGACATCAAAATAACGCTATTGGATATTATTTATCTATGCCTAATAATAACATTTATAGTAGTTTCATATTATATTGGGAGTCTATTTAACCAATTTTTCTAA
- a CDS encoding PDGLE domain-containing protein has product MDNKILVGGLVVAIIIAILAPFLASSNPDGLESTAEKVINEEALHKNLQALGLEEEGTVAPSPMPDYSIEGMGKVGEVIAMIVGTLIMVALAYGVAIVLKKPSSN; this is encoded by the coding sequence ATGGATAACAAAATACTCGTTGGAGGGTTAGTTGTTGCTATAATAATTGCCATATTAGCTCCATTCTTAGCTTCAAGCAATCCAGACGGTTTAGAAAGCACAGCTGAAAAGGTTATAAATGAAGAAGCTTTACATAAAAACTTACAAGCTTTAGGTCTTGAAGAAGAGGGAACAGTAGCTCCTTCACCAATGCCAGACTACTCAATAGAGGGAATGGGTAAAGTTGGAGAAGTTATTGCAATGATTGTAGGGACATTAATAATGGTAGCTCTTGCTTATGGAGTAGCAATAGTTTTAAAAAAGCCAAGCTCAAACTAA
- the cbiM gene encoding cobalt transporter CbiM, whose protein sequence is MHIPDGFLPLWESALFWIISLIFVAKSIMWAKNNLDEKSVPLFAALAAGIFAIQAMNMPIPWGTSGHMVGSALTAIVFDSPWAGILMLTLVLIVQGVFFADGGILAMGANIFNMGVVGAFVGYYVFKALKKSNVALASFLGGWSATFIAAIICAIELAIGGVFPIDKGLMYMGLYHFFIGIIEGIITAIVVAYLKSAKPELLKSLNTQ, encoded by the coding sequence ATGCACATACCAGATGGATTTCTACCACTATGGGAAAGTGCCCTTTTTTGGATAATATCTCTGATATTTGTGGCAAAGTCAATAATGTGGGCAAAGAACAACTTAGATGAGAAGTCAGTTCCATTGTTTGCAGCTTTAGCTGCAGGTATCTTTGCAATCCAGGCAATGAACATGCCTATTCCATGGGGTACAAGTGGACACATGGTCGGTTCAGCATTGACAGCAATTGTATTTGACAGCCCATGGGCTGGAATTTTAATGTTAACGTTGGTTTTAATTGTTCAAGGTGTATTCTTTGCAGATGGTGGAATATTGGCCATGGGAGCTAACATCTTCAACATGGGAGTTGTTGGAGCATTTGTTGGTTATTATGTTTTCAAGGCTTTGAAAAAATCAAATGTTGCCTTGGCATCTTTCTTAGGTGGATGGAGCGCTACATTTATAGCTGCTATAATATGTGCTATTGAATTGGCTATTGGTGGAGTGTTCCCAATAGATAAGGGATTAATGTACATGGGTCTCTACCACTTCTTCATAGGAATTATTGAAGGTATTATTACTGCAATAGTTGTAGCTTATTTAAAGTCAGCAAAACCTGAGTTATTAAAAAGCTTAAACACACAATAA
- a CDS encoding N-6 DNA methylase: protein MIDEKSTIMKNIKRGIEEGIIELVDNESKIIYYASKEFKTNFKNPEEKVRASYFVELVLDYKYPPNRIDFEVQVPRRTPTDRADIVVFEDDELKKPFIVVECKREGITDAEFEQAIEQLFGNANSLKAKYGIVVAGLRRRAFNIADYPPLERKKNIISDIPIKYGKPVKYRFKKGGNIFEELKVVSRDELIRVLEKVHDTVWQGGKLAPTTAFDEVSKLIFCKIWDEKTTRKGEYYRFQIGSNESAKDVFDRIKKIYEDAKKKDPYVFAEDIKLEPEIVYSVVEQLQEINLKDTDLDTKGVAFERFMEDFFKGKMGQYFTPREIINFMVEFAMLHFDEDEYLNLKVLDPACGSGGFLLHVLDFIRRWAEGNYDKFEAYQHWHEFAKNNIYGIEINEQISRVCKMNMILHDDGHTNIISFDALEDFEKIEKIHKDFKKGSFDLILTNPPFGAKIKKSERKYIENYELGKGRTSQKTEILFIERCWEFLKEGGILGIVLPDGILTNSTLQYVRDFILNRFRVLAVISLPNFAFTHYGAGVKSSLVFLQKKKEGEDLGNYPIFMAIAEHIGYDATGRKDEKNDLPDILEAYKEFLKTGKLKKNLNFEGFIVYRNELEGRLDAYYYKDEFRELEKKLKKSKFKITTLGKIAHVFDGPFGSELKNEEYVDSGIPLIRVQNIKDNRLVLTRDNTVYISVEKHQKLKRSEVLPGDVVVTKTGWLGNAAVVPEEVKKANIRADIAGIRIKSEEISPEYLAIYISSNIGKKLCYRLSSGSTRDRIIIENLRKLKIIVPPKDIQEKIVQIMENAYKLKKQKEKEAEELLNSIDDYVLKELGIEIPEIEESKIFIVDFNDIIKNKRLDAEFNQEKYKILMDAVEKGKYKTVEVGKVFKYIKKGIEVGSNAYTKEGIPFIRVSDIDDYKIHFENADKKINPKLYKELKDKYKPQVGDLLYSKDGTIGFCVMVEEDRDFIISGGILRLKVKDNINPYYIKVILSTKLLKTLAEQRSIGAVIKHLREVEFKKLKIPLPPKEIQDKIAEEVKRRIKKAQQLKKESKKVIEEAKKEVEKILLGE, encoded by the coding sequence ATGATAGATGAAAAATCAACAATTATGAAAAATATTAAACGAGGAATTGAAGAAGGGATTATTGAATTAGTAGATAATGAATCAAAAATTATTTATTATGCCTCTAAAGAGTTTAAAACAAATTTTAAAAATCCTGAAGAAAAGGTTAGAGCATCTTATTTTGTTGAATTAGTTTTGGATTATAAATATCCACCAAATAGAATTGATTTTGAAGTTCAAGTTCCAAGAAGGACACCAACAGATAGAGCAGATATTGTTGTTTTTGAAGATGATGAATTGAAAAAGCCATTTATTGTTGTTGAATGTAAGAGAGAAGGAATAACAGACGCAGAATTTGAACAAGCTATTGAGCAGTTATTTGGGAATGCAAACAGTTTAAAGGCAAAATATGGAATTGTTGTTGCTGGATTAAGAAGGAGAGCGTTTAATATTGCTGATTATCCACCATTAGAAAGGAAGAAAAATATTATTTCCGATATTCCAATAAAATATGGAAAACCAGTTAAATATAGGTTTAAAAAAGGAGGAAATATTTTTGAAGAGTTAAAGGTTGTATCAAGGGATGAATTAATAAGAGTTTTAGAGAAAGTGCATGATACTGTCTGGCAGGGAGGGAAATTAGCACCTACAACAGCTTTTGATGAAGTCTCTAAGTTAATATTTTGTAAAATTTGGGATGAAAAAACTACAAGAAAAGGGGAATATTACAGGTTTCAGATTGGTTCAAATGAAAGTGCAAAAGATGTTTTTGATAGAATAAAGAAAATTTATGAAGATGCAAAGAAAAAAGACCCTTATGTATTTGCAGAGGATATTAAATTAGAGCCAGAAATTGTTTATTCAGTAGTTGAACAATTGCAGGAAATTAATCTTAAAGACACTGATTTAGATACAAAAGGAGTGGCATTTGAAAGATTTATGGAAGACTTCTTTAAAGGGAAGATGGGACAGTATTTCACACCAAGAGAGATAATTAACTTTATGGTTGAATTTGCTATGTTGCATTTCGATGAAGATGAATATTTAAATTTAAAAGTTTTAGACCCTGCATGTGGTAGTGGTGGCTTTTTGTTGCATGTTTTGGACTTTATAAGGAGATGGGCAGAGGGTAATTATGATAAATTTGAAGCATACCAGCATTGGCATGAATTTGCTAAAAATAACATTTATGGAATTGAAATAAATGAGCAAATATCAAGAGTTTGTAAGATGAATATGATATTACATGATGATGGACATACAAACATTATAAGCTTTGATGCTTTGGAAGATTTTGAGAAGATTGAAAAAATTCATAAGGACTTTAAAAAAGGAAGTTTTGATTTAATTTTGACAAATCCACCATTTGGAGCAAAGATAAAAAAGAGTGAAAGAAAATATATTGAAAACTATGAATTAGGAAAAGGAAGAACAAGCCAAAAAACAGAGATTTTATTTATTGAGAGATGTTGGGAATTTTTAAAAGAAGGAGGGATTTTGGGAATTGTCTTACCAGATGGAATTTTAACAAATAGCACTTTACAGTATGTAAGGGACTTTATTTTAAATAGATTTAGAGTTTTAGCAGTTATTTCACTGCCAAACTTTGCATTTACTCATTACGGTGCAGGAGTTAAAAGTTCATTAGTGTTTTTACAAAAGAAGAAAGAAGGGGAAGATTTAGGAAATTATCCAATATTTATGGCAATTGCTGAACATATTGGCTATGATGCAACAGGAAGGAAGGATGAAAAAAATGATTTACCTGATATTTTAGAAGCATATAAAGAATTTTTAAAAACTGGTAAATTAAAAAAAAATTTAAATTTTGAGGGTTTTATTGTTTATAGAAATGAATTAGAAGGAAGGTTGGATGCTTATTATTACAAAGATGAGTTTAGAGAGTTGGAAAAGAAGTTAAAAAAATCAAAATTCAAAATTACGACTCTTGGAAAAATTGCTCATGTATTTGATGGGCCTTTTGGCTCAGAATTAAAAAATGAAGAGTATGTTGATAGTGGAATACCACTTATAAGGGTTCAGAATATTAAAGATAATAGGTTAGTACTTACACGAGATAATACTGTATATATTAGCGTAGAAAAACATCAAAAATTAAAACGGTCAGAAGTTCTGCCTGGTGATGTTGTTGTAACAAAAACAGGATGGCTGGGAAATGCCGCAGTTGTACCAGAAGAAGTTAAGAAAGCAAACATTAGAGCGGATATTGCAGGAATCAGAATTAAATCAGAAGAAATAAGCCCAGAATATCTTGCTATTTATATTAGTTCAAATATTGGTAAAAAATTGTGTTATAGACTATCTTCTGGAAGTACAAGAGACAGAATAATAATTGAAAATCTTAGAAAACTAAAAATTATAGTTCCACCAAAAGACATTCAAGAAAAAATAGTTCAAATAATGGAGAATGCCTATAAATTAAAAAAACAGAAAGAAAAAGAAGCAGAAGAATTATTAAATTCAATTGATGACTATGTTTTAAAAGAGTTGGGTATAGAAATACCAGAAATTGAAGAAAGTAAAATATTTATTGTTGATTTTAATGATATTATAAAAAATAAAAGGTTAGATGCTGAATTTAACCAAGAAAAATATAAAATTCTAATGGATGCAGTTGAAAAAGGGAAATATAAGACGGTTGAAGTTGGGAAGGTATTTAAATATATTAAAAAAGGTATAGAAGTTGGTTCAAATGCATATACAAAAGAAGGTATTCCATTCATTAGAGTTTCAGATATTGACGATTATAAAATACATTTTGAGAATGCAGATAAAAAAATAAATCCTAAACTCTACAAAGAATTAAAAGATAAATACAAGCCACAAGTTGGAGATTTATTATATTCAAAAGATGGAACTATAGGATTTTGTGTAATGGTTGAAGAAGACAGAGATTTTATAATAAGTGGGGGAATTCTAAGATTAAAAGTTAAAGATAATATAAATCCATACTACATAAAAGTAATATTATCAACTAAGCTTTTAAAGACATTAGCCGAGCAGAGAAGCATAGGGGCAGTTATAAAACATCTGAGGGAAGTAGAATTTAAAAAATTAAAAATTCCATTACCACCAAAAGAAATTCAAGATAAAATAGCAGAAGAAGTAAAAAGAAGAATAAAAAAAGCACAACAATTAAAAAAAGAAAGTAAAAAAGTTATTGAAGAAGCAAAAAAAGAGGTTGAGAAAATTTTATTGGGTGAATAA
- a CDS encoding Trm112 family protein, with product MNWIEKYIEILQCPYCRGDLYLDKDKNKLICKKCGKVYDIIDGIPILLRY from the coding sequence ATGAACTGGATTGAGAAATATATAGAAATATTACAATGTCCTTACTGCAGAGGAGATTTATATTTAGATAAGGATAAAAATAAGTTGATATGTAAAAAATGTGGTAAGGTTTATGATATAATCGATGGAATCCCTATATTATTAAGATACTGA